Proteins encoded by one window of Bacillus sp. DTU_2020_1000418_1_SI_GHA_SEK_038:
- a CDS encoding YpoC family protein, protein MSKEITLSVPLELVHPFFFAESKELIVEEDELTYMNASKPFLYEAAYFSEVQAVKPWEIQEESIPAIMKEWQSVKELLETLFAKREIIHVLPPMKKGISLLLEFVYWGNGLPVVLSNSLDLSKLAIKPVNISERLEFIMQRPSLYHSFIQLTELIGEMNKQYVKQQVMKKASKH, encoded by the coding sequence ATGAGCAAGGAGATAACCCTATCAGTTCCTTTAGAGTTAGTTCATCCATTTTTCTTTGCAGAGAGCAAGGAATTAATTGTCGAAGAAGATGAACTGACATATATGAATGCATCCAAGCCTTTTCTTTATGAGGCCGCCTACTTTTCAGAGGTACAAGCAGTAAAACCATGGGAAATCCAGGAAGAAAGCATACCTGCTATAATGAAGGAATGGCAATCGGTAAAAGAATTACTAGAAACGCTTTTTGCCAAACGGGAAATCATTCATGTGCTGCCACCCATGAAAAAAGGGATTAGCCTCTTACTAGAATTCGTTTATTGGGGAAATGGGCTTCCCGTAGTTCTTTCAAACAGCTTGGACTTAAGTAAATTAGCTATTAAGCCTGTCAATATATCAGAACGGCTCGAATTTATTATGCAGAGACCATCCTTATATCACTCTTTTATTCAATTAACAGAACTAATAGGTGAAATGAATAAACAATATGTGAAACAACAAGTTATGAAAAAAGCGTCTAAGCATTAA